A window from Chelmon rostratus isolate fCheRos1 chromosome 13, fCheRos1.pri, whole genome shotgun sequence encodes these proteins:
- the LOC121616112 gene encoding basic leucine zipper and W2 domain-containing protein 1-A-like, which translates to MSNQRQQKPTLTGQRFKTRKRDEKERFDPSQFQESIIQGLNQTGTDLEAVAKFLDASGAKLDYRRYAETLFDILVAGGMLAPGGTLSDDVTCTEFCLFKAQEDMETMQAYAQVFNKLIRRYKYLEKGFEEEIKKLLLFLKGFTESERNKLAMLTGILLANGNLSASILSSLFNENLVKEGVSACFAVKLFKSWLSEKDIGSVAASLRKVGMDNRLMELFPANKRSCEHFSKYFTDAGLKEISDFAKNQQSIGARKELQKELQEQMSRGDPLKDIIAYVREEIKKNNISEQTMIGLIWSSVMSSVEWNKKEELVTEQAIKLLKQYSPLLKAFTSQGLSELTLLLKIQEYCYDNIHFMKAFQKIVVLLYKADVLSEEAILKWYNEAHLAKGKSVFLEQMKKFVEWLKNAEEESESEEEEAD; encoded by the exons ATGAGTAATCAAAGGCAGCAGAAGCCGACGCTAACAGGCCAGCGTTTCAAAACCCGAAAAAGAG ATGAAAAGGAGAGGTTTGACCCTTCCCAGTTTCAGGAAAGCATCATACAAGGTCTGAACCAAACTGGCACTGATTTGGAAGCTGTCGCAAAGTTCCTTGATGCCTCTGGTGCCAAGCTTGACTACCGCCGCTATGCTGAGACTCTGTTCGACATCCTGGTGGCTGGTGGAATGCTGG CCCCAGGAGGTACCCTGTCAGATGACGTGACGTGCACTGAGTTCTGTCTTTTCAAAGCACAAGAGGACATGGAGACCATGCAAGCATATGCGCAG GTCTTTAACAAGCTAATCAGACGCTACAAATACTTGGAGAAAGGTTTTGAGGAGGAGATTAAAAAg ctgctgctgtttctcaagGGCTTCACAGAGTCTGAGCGCAACAAGCTGGCCATGCTAACAGGGATTCTGCTGGCCAACGGCAATCTCTCTGCATCCATTCTTAGCAGCCTCTTCAATGAGAACCTAGTCAAAGAAG GTGTTTCGGCATGCTTTGCGGTAAAACTCTTCAAATCTTGGCTTTCTGAAAAGGACATCGGCTCTGTTGCTGCCAGTCTCCGAAAGGTTGGCATGGACAACAGACTCATG GAGCTGTTCCCTGCCAACAAGCGCAGTTGTGAGCACTTCTCGAAGTACTTCACAGATGCCGGGCTCAAGGAGATTTCAGACTTTGCGAAAAACCAGCAGTCCATAGGTGCTCGCAAGGAGCTGCAGAAAGAGCTTCAGGAGCAGATGTCACGTGGGGACCCCCTCAAAGAT ATCATCGCCTACGTCCGAGAGGAAATCAAGAAGAACAACATCTCCGAGCAGACGATGATTGGACTAATTTGGTCCAGTGTAATGAGCTCTGTGGAGTGGAACAAGAAGGAGGAGCTGGTCACAGAACAAGCCATCAAACTTTTAAAG CAATACAGCCCACTGTTGAAGGCTTTTACTTCCCAGGGCCTCTCTGAACTTACTCTCCTGCTGAAGATCCAGGAGTACTGTTATGATAACATCCACTTCATGAAGGCCTTCCAGAAAATTGTTGTTCTGCTCTACAAAG CGGACGTCTTGAGTGAGGAGGCAATTCTGAAGTGGTACAACGAAGCCCATCTTGCCAAAGGAAAGAGTGTTTTCCTGGAGCAGATGAAGAAGTTTGTTGAATGGCTCAAGAACGCAGAGGAAG agTCCGagtctgaggaagaggaggcagactGA